A region of the Polaribacter sp. L3A8 genome:
CTGCAGAATAAGTAGTATTTACAGATTGACCACCAGGGCCAGAAGAACAGAAAAAATCTATTCTTACTTCCTTTGGATTAATTTCTACATCAAATTCTTCAGCTTCAGGAAAAACCATACAAGTTGCTGCAGATGTATGCACACGACCTTGAGTTTCTGTTTGTGGAACTCGTTGTACACGGTGTACACCAGCTTCAAACTTTAAAATTCCATAAACATCATTACCGGTAACTTCAAACTGAATTTCTTTGAAACCGCCATTTGTACCTTCAGAATAATCTACCGTAGAAACTTTCCATCCTTTACTTTCGCAATATTTAGAATACATTCTAAATAAATCTCCAGCAAAAATACTTGCTTCATCCCCTCCTGCTCCTGCACGTAATTCTACAACTGCATTCTTAGAATCTTCTGGATCTTTAGGTATTAATAATACTTTTATTTCATCTTCTAATTCAGGAATTCTAATATTGGCTTCATCAATTTCCATCTTCGCCATCTCGTTCATTTCGGCATCAGAACCATCAGCAAGAATTTCTTTTGCTTCTTCTATATTGTTGGTTAAAGTTTGGTATTCATCCCCTTTTTTAACAACATCACCTAAATCTTTATATT
Encoded here:
- the prfA gene encoding peptide chain release factor 1 codes for the protein MLDKLRIVKQRYDEVSDLIIQPEIIMDQKRYAQLMKEYKDLGDVVKKGDEYQTLTNNIEEAKEILADGSDAEMNEMAKMEIDEANIRIPELEDEIKVLLIPKDPEDSKNAVVELRAGAGGDEASIFAGDLFRMYSKYCESKGWKVSTVDYSEGTNGGFKEIQFEVTGNDVYGILKFEAGVHRVQRVPQTETQGRVHTSAATCMVFPEAEEFDVEINPKEVRIDFFCSSGPGGQSVNTTYSAVRLTHLPTGLVAQCQDQKSQHKNKEKAFKVLRSRLYDMELAKKNAEDALKRGSMVSSGDRSAKIRTYNYAQGRVTDHRIGLSLYDLPNILNGDIQKIIDELMLAENTQKLKGLGDGI